TGGAGCGGAGACCCGTGGTCAACTCCAGCGGGCCGAGACATTGGCTTTTTGCGCGGGTCCGTTTTTCTGGTGGGAGAAACAGGCAATGGGGCAGGCGCTTCAACCTGCTTGGTGATATTGCCGAAGAGCGTATGAAGGAAAGAAGGAAACACAGCTATAAAGCAGTGTACGGTGGGTCAGCGCTTCTCTTCAACGGGCGGATGTGGATCTTCCTTGGCAGGAGGGTGCTCCTTGAACCAAGCCTTCTGCTCCGGGATCAATTCTGTACACTCTTTGTGGATATCGTCCACAGCGTCGAGGGCAAGTCGGCGCTGAACCTCGTACGCAGGATTCTCTTCGGGCTGCTTGAGGATGGAGGTCCAACGCTCTACCGCATCGAGAAGTTTTGGCAGCGATTTGCGCAGATCGCGGTGACCGCGATCGTAGTCTTCGAGGTTGTCTTCGAGTTCGATCGCAATCCCAGCAACTTGCTCAATCGCATCATGTAAATCTTCTGTTTTGCCCGCCTGATAGCGCTTCGAGACGAGGTCCTGGATACGCGCAATGCGGCTGTCGATGATCTTCTGAAAGACCAGAACGCGCGACGCGGGGAAATAGGCCACTTCGCGCAGAGATTCCACTTCGGCTTCAGAGAGATGGTTCTGACGCGCCTGTGCTGCAAGAGAGGGTTCGCAGCAGTGTCCGCAAGTAAGAACGAACAGAAAAATGAGCAGACGCTGGCGCATAGACCTCTAGTGTTCGAACATCTTCGAAAGGAGTGAATTTTGTGCGTCGTTCAGTCGTTTCAAAGTAGCTTGCAGACGGGGCTTTATATCGCTGGGAGAGGCGCGCAGCATATCGGAAAGTCGACGCCCTGTAGCGTGCATTAGCATCTCAGCTTTCTTCATGCCCTTGCTCTTATCCGAGATTTCGCTCTCGATACGCGCCGAGCATGCCTCGACCTTTTCCAGCGTGACGGATGCCTGATCCAGGTCGCCATTCTGAATCTGTCGGCTCGCCATCAAGGTGAGCTTATCGGCGAGTTCGGTGTAGAGGTAGGGCTTCTCTCGGGGATTCGCTTGGACGGCGCGAACTTCAAGATCCGCGACCAGGCGCGCATCCGGCGTTAGATCGATGGCGGCATGGCAAGGCATGCTCGCTGCCGCGAGCACTGTCATACAGAGAAGTTGTAGAGGGAAATGGGGGACCGGTTTTGCGACTGCGACCTGCATAGCGCACCTCCTACAGAGGGCTTACTTTGCGTGTTCGAGGGCCAGGATGCGGTGTTTTGCTTCCCACTCCTCGTTGGGATAACTGCCGTTTGCTGCCTGAAGAAACTGGCGGTAGAGGTCTACCGAAAGTTTCGTGTGATGCAATCTATCATGTGCAGTCGCCGCAAGGAAGAGGGAAGACGCAGAGGGCGGCGCAATACTGTTACGGATGGATAAAGCTTGTAGTGTGGTAGCGGCATCCTGGTTTGCCGAGGCGGCAAAGGCAAGATGGGCAGCAGCTCCGGCAAGCGATTCCTTTGAGGAAAAGGCCTCCGGACGGGCGACCGCCTTCTTCAAGACGTCCTCAGCCTGGGCGAACTGCTTGTTTCGCATCAGCCCATCGCCGTAGTCGTCGAGAAGCTCCACGTCGCTCGGCGCAGCCTTGAGCAGGGTCTCGTAAATCGAGATGGATTTGTCTGGAGCTCCGGTTTGAACGTACAGCCTGGCTAGCATGCGCGAGACGTTGGGGTCTTCCGGGTGGGCGGTGTGAGCTGTTTCCAGGAGAGCCAGAGCCGCTTCCGGCTTCTTTTCCGCGCCGTAGATGCTGGCAAGCTGCGTCGAAAGGGTGACGTCGCCGGGATGGGTCTCTAACGCCTTGTTGAGCGTGGCTTCAGCGTCAGTGAATCTGGCTGCGCGGGCTTGCAGTCGAGCCAAGCCGATGCTGGCCTCGATCTGGCCCGGAGATTCGGTCAAAACGCGGCGGTAGACGGTCTCGGCATCCGCGCTATCGCCTGAAGAAGATGCGATCTGCGCGGCAAGCTCGCGGTCGTCCGGAGTTTCGGGTGAGAGCTTGAGAGCCTGCAGCAGTTCATCGCGGGCTGCGTTATTGTTTGTGCCTGCATCCAGCCGGGCGAGGGCGCGAAAAGCCATGCCCTTATTGCTGGGGTCGCTTACCGGGGTGCGTTCCGTGGCGGCAAGCAACTGCTCGCGAGCCTCCGCCATCTTGCCTTGACGAGCCAGAAGAAGACCCAGGGCGAGGCGGGCTTCAAACTGGCTTTTATCTGCAGCGATAGCTGAGCGATACGCCGTCTCCGCAGCGGCTTCCTCCTTCAAGGATTCGTCGGCGAAGCCAAGGTCATAAGAAGCACGGGCATTCTTCGGATCGCCTTTCAGGACGGCCTGCAGCAGATCGCGGGCCTTGGCCGCTTCGTTCTTCTGCAGCAGTTCCTCGGCGTTCTGGATCTGTTTTTGCTGCTCCTCGA
This genomic stretch from Terriglobus saanensis SP1PR4 harbors:
- a CDS encoding tetratricopeptide repeat protein, producing MKIFATLLLVASTSFAQMQLPAGTRSALDVEEQQKQIQNAEELLQKNEAAKARDLLQAVLKGDPKNARASYDLGFADESLKEEAAAETAYRSAIAADKSQFEARLALGLLLARQGKMAEAREQLLAATERTPVSDPSNKGMAFRALARLDAGTNNNAARDELLQALKLSPETPDDRELAAQIASSSGDSADAETVYRRVLTESPGQIEASIGLARLQARAARFTDAEATLNKALETHPGDVTLSTQLASIYGAEKKPEAALALLETAHTAHPEDPNVSRMLARLYVQTGAPDKSISIYETLLKAAPSDVELLDDYGDGLMRNKQFAQAEDVLKKAVARPEAFSSKESLAGAAAHLAFAASANQDAATTLQALSIRNSIAPPSASSLFLAATAHDRLHHTKLSVDLYRQFLQAANGSYPNEEWEAKHRILALEHAK